GCGTCGGCGGCGGCCAGCCAGGCCTGGTAGACGGGCGGGGCGCCCGGGACGGTGGTGACCCCCTCGCGCGCCATGACGGCGAGGGAGTCGACCGGGTCGAACGCCTCCACCAGCACCGCGCACGCGCCGGTGGCCGCCACCAGGCCGAGGCCGGTGTTCAGCCCGTAGACGTGGAACAGCGGGAGGGCGAGCAGCACGCGGTCGTCGGACCGCACCGGCGGGGGTGCCATCCGCAGGCACTGCTCCTGGTTGGCCCGGAGCGCGGCCACCGACAGCATCGCGCCGCGCGGCCGGCCGGTCGTGCCGCTGGTGTAGGCGAGGAAGGCCAGGCGCTCGAGGTCCTCCGGCTCCTCCGGTGGTGCGGCGTCGTCGGAGGGCGGCCCGGCGAGCACCGGCACCCCGGCCACCGCCGTCCGCTCTCCCGCCACGACGAGCAGCGCGGCACCGGAGTCGGTGAGCACGTGCTCCAGTTCGGGATCGGTGTAGGCGGTGTTCACCGGGACCACGACCAGCCCCGCGCGCAGGGCGCCCAGCGTCGCCCGCAGCCAGGCGACGCCGTTGGGCAGCTGCACCGCCACCCGCTCGCCGGGCGCCAGCCCGCGGGCGGCGTACCCGGCGGCCGTCCGGTCGACCGCGGCGTCCAGCTCGCCCCAGGTGAGCCGCTGGTCCCCGGCCACGACGGCCGGCGCGTCCGGGCGCTCGCGGGCCGCCGCGCGCACCAGCGCGGACAGCGAGGGGACGGCGTCGGTCACGCTCTCCTCCTCGGCACGCAGCGCCTCCGGCCACCCTGGTCCGGGCCCCCGCGATGGTGTCACCCGGGGTCCGTGCCCGCAGCACCGCACCCGGGGCCGCCGGGCACGGGGCCGCCGATAGGGTCCAGGCGTCGTCGGTGCACCCAGCCGGTGGTGGCGGAGCGACAGGAGGTCGTCGTGGCGGGACTGCCCTTCCGCGGCCGCCGCGCGCGCCGGGCCGGCGTGCCGGACGAGGAGACGCGGGCGCACGTCGCCGGTGCCGCCTCGGCCGCGGCCGCCGAGGTCGAGCCGGCGCCGGCCGTCGTCCCCGACCTGACCGCGGCGGCGTTCTTCGACGTCGACAACACGATGATGGTGGGCGCGTCGATCTTCTGGTTCGCCCGGGGGCTGGCCGCCCGCAAGTACCTGACCGCCCGTGACATGTCGCGGTTCGTGTGGCAGCAGGCGAAGTTCCGGATCGCCGGCAACGAGAGCACCGACGACATGCTCTCCATCCGGGAGAGCGCGCTGGCCTTCGCCGCGGGGCGCGCGGTCACCGAGATCGTGCAGGCCGGCGAGGAGATCTACGACGAGCTCATGGCCGACCGGATCTGGGCCGGCACGCGGGTGCTCGCCCAGCAGCACCTCGACGCCGGGCAGCGGGTCTGGCTGGTGACGGCGACGCCGGTGGAGCTGGCCAGCATCATCGCCCACCGGCTGGGGCTCACCGGCGCGCTGGGCACCGTCTCGGAGATCGTCGACGGCCGCTACACCGGGCGGCTGGTCGGGGAGATGATGCACGGCGAGGCCAAGGCCGAGGCGGTGCGGGCGCTGGCCGTGCGGGAGGGCCTGGACCTCACCCGGTGCACCGCCTACAGCGACAGCTCCAACGACCTGCCGATGCTCACGCTCACCGGCCGGGCGGTCGCGGTGAACCCCGACACCGAGCTGCGCGCGGTCGCCCGCTCCCGCGGCTGGGAGGTCCGGGACTTCCGCACCGGGCGCAAGGCCGCGCGCACCGTCGTCCCCACCGTGGCGGCCGCGGCGCTGTCCGGCGGGCTGGTCGGCGGCGCCATCGCCCTGCGCCGGCGCGACAAGCTCCCCTGGTGAGGTGCGGGAACGGCCCCGGCGGCTGTGACGGTGGCCCTCGTCAGGGGCCCGCGTCGAGCGAGCGAGGCGTGGGGGGACGAGGGTCCTCCTTCAGCCCCAGACCGACCTGCGCTGCAGGAGCAGCCGGTACAGCGACTGCTGGATCGTCTCGCGCACCTGGTCGGTGAGGTTGAAGACGAGCATCGGGTCCTCGGCGGCGGCCGGCCCGTAGGACGCCGTCTCGATCGGCTCACCGAAGGCGATCAGCCACTTCGACGGCAGCGGCACCAGCCCCAGCGGTCCCAGGGCCGGGAAGGTCGGCGTGACCGGGAAGTAGGGCAGGCCGAGGAGCCGGGCGAGGGGCCGGACGTTGCCCAGCATCGGGTAGGCCTCCTCGGCCCCGACGATCGCGCACGGGATGATCGGCGCCCCGGTGCGCAGAGCCGCTGTGACGAAACCCCCGCGGCCGAACCGCTGCAGCGTGTACCGCTCGCGGAACGGCTTGCCGATCCCCTTGAACCCCTCCGGGAACACCCCGACCAGCTCCCCGCCGGTCAGCAGGCGCTCGGCGTCCTCGTTGCAGGCCAGCGTCGAGCCGAGCTTGCGCGACAGCGAGCCGACCACCGGCAGCTCGAAGACCAGGTCGGCGCCGAGCAGCCGCAGCCGGCGCCGGGCCGGGTGGTCGTCGTGCAGCGCGACGGTGGCCATCATGGCGTCGAGCGGCACCGTGCCCGAGTGGTTGGCGACGACCAGCCCGCCGCCGGTGTGCGGCACGTGGTCCACGCCGAGGGTCTCCACGCGGAACCAGCGGGAGAACAGCGGCCGCAGCGCCGGCAGCAGCACGTGGTCGGTGAGGTCGGGGTCGAAGCCGAACTCGTCGGTGGCGTAGTCGCCGGTCAGCCGGCGGCGCAGGAACTCCAGGCCGCCGGCGACCTGCTCGTCCCAGGACGCGGTCGACGGCGGCGGGAGCCGGGGTTCGTCGTCGTCGCGCCGCAGCGGGATGACCCGCGCCTCAGGCATCGCGCACCGCTCGCAGCCCGGGGGCCGGCGGCGCCGGCCGCAGCCGCTCCCCCACCGAGTCCGCCGTGCGACCGACCCGGTGGACGAGGTCCTGCGCGCGAGAGGTGACCGCGGCGACGGCCTGCGGCGGCACCACCGGCACGATCGTGCTCGCGTAGTCGGCCAGCGCCTGCTCGGTGGTGAACCGGGGTGTGTAGCCGAACGTCTCGCGCAGCACCGTGGTGTCCACGACCCGGCCGAAGTTGAGGAAGCGCATCTGTTCCGGGGAGTAGTCGACGTAGCCGAAGCGGCGGGTCAGCCGGCCCAGCGAGCCGAGGGCGGGCGCGGGCAGCGGCACCTGCAGGCGGCCCAGCCGGCGGATGACCTGGGACAGCAGCAGGGTGCCCTCCCCGCCCACGTTGACGGTGCCGGTGAAGGTCCCGGTGGTGGCGCGGGTCAGCACGGCCAGGGCGTCGTCCTCGTGCAGCAGCTGCACGCGCGCGTCGTAGCCGAGCGCGGTGGGGACCACCGGCATGCGCAGGAACTGCGTGAGCACCGAGTCGATCCGCGGGCCGATGAAGTTGGTGAACCGCAACGCGGCCACGCCGACGTCGGGACGACGCCGGGAGAAGGACCGGACGTAGCCCTCGATGTCCAGGCTGTCCCGGGCGAAGCCGCCCGAGGGGACCCGGCGGGCCTGCATGGGCTCGGTGAAGACGGCCGGGTCACGCGGGGAGGCGCCGTAGACGGCACTGCTGGACTTGAGCACGAACCGGCGCACCGAGGACGCGCGCTGGCAGGCCGCGAGCAGCTGCATCGTGCCGATGACGTTGAGCTCCTTCATCGGCCCCCGCCCACCGGAGCCGGCGGGTGTGGAGCTGATGTTCATGTGCACGACCGTGTCGACCGACGCGGTCGCGATGACCTTGCCGATCAGCGGGTTGCGGATGTCGGCCCGCACGAACTCGGTCCGGCCCAGGCGGCGGAGCACCTCCGGGGACGGGGGGACGGTGTCCACCCCGATGACGCGCTCGATGGCGCGGTCGCGAGCGAGCTCGGCCGCCAGCGCTCCGCCGAGCCACCGGCTCACACCGGTGACCAGGACGACGGACGGCGGCACGAGCGTCAGCTCACTTCTTGTTGCGTCGCTGGACGCGGGTCTTCTTCAGCAGCTTGCGGTGCTTCTTCTTCGCCATCCGCTTGCGGCGCTTCTTGATGACCGAACCCATGTCCGTGCTCCCGACGTCGTTGCGGCACGGCAGCCACCGTCGACCGGGAGGTCGTTCCGGGCGCCGCGCGGGGTGATCAGTGCGACGACCCGGGCCTGACGGCCCGGCGTCGCTCGGCGTCCGAGAGTACCCGGCGCCCCCGTGGCGACGTTGCCGCGGGACCAGCCGGCGTCGAGGCCCACCCGCAGGGGTGGGAGTGGTGCAGGTGACCTGCTGGAACGGCCTCGGTGCAGGGACCCGCGTCGAGCCTGCGAGGCGCGGGGGGCACCGAGGTCCTTCTTCAGGCGATGTCGGTGTAGGCGTCGCGCAGGTAGTCCTGGACGGCGCGCTCGGGGACGCGGAAGGACCGGCCGACGCGGACGGCGGCGAGCTCACCGGCGTGCACGAGGCGGTACACGGTCATCTTGGACACGCGCATCATGCTGGCGACCTCGGCGACCGTCAGGAAGGTGACGGCGGCGCGCGGGGCCGGGACGGGCGGGCGGCCGACGGGCATCGCGGCCGGGTGCTGCGGGGGGATGGGGCGGGCCATCGTGGCGGCCGGGATGGGCCGGCCGACGGGACGCGGGCCGGGGACACCCGGACGGGCGTAGGCGGCGGCGGGGATCGTGCGCTGGGGCATGGTCATCTCTTCATCTCCGGCCTGGCACGTGTCGCTCGTCGGCTTCCCCACCGACTACGGGGCACGCACGTGCTGATACAGAGAGTAGGGGGGCATGCGTGACGGAAGCGATGGAAGAAACGAACAGGCAGAACGGTCCGTCCTGGGCACATCTGTGCCTCAAGCTCCTCGTCGACATGTCTCCGGGCGCGTCGCGGACGACACGTCCCGATCCCCTCACGCTGAGTCGACACATCGACCCCGGGTCGGGGTAGGGTCAGCGGTCCTGCGTGGCCCGCCCCAGTTCCACCGAGCGCGCGTGGGCGGCCTCGATGGCGGCGATCAGCGCGGCGCGCACGCTGTGCCGCTCCAGCTCGCGGACCGCCGCGATGGTCGTCCCGCCCGGGCTGGTCACCGCCTCCCGCAGCTGCACGGGGTGCTCACCGGAGTCGCGCAGCATGACCGCCGCGCCCAGGGCGGTCTGCACGATGAGGTCCGCGGCCAGGTCGCGCGGCAGGCCCAGCAGGATCCCGGCGTCGATCATGGCCTCGACCAGGTAGAAGAAGTAGGCCGGCCCGCTGCCCGACAGGGCGGTGACGGCGTCCTGCTGGCTCTCCGGCACGCGCCGCACGCGCCCGACGGCGGCCAGCAGCGTCTCGGCCTCGTCCAGGTGGCGGTCGTCGGCGTGCGCACCGGCGGACAGCACGCTCATCCCCTCGTCGACCAGCGCGGGGGTGTTCGGCATGACCCGGACGACGGGGACGCCGGCGGGCAGCGCCGCCTCGATGACCGACGTCGGGACGCCGGCCGCCACCGAGACCACCAGGTGTCCGTCGTCCACCGAACCCGCGAGCGCGCCGAGCAGCGCGCCGATGTCCTGCGGCTTGACCGCCAGCAGCAGCACCCGCGCGCGGGCGGCGGCCTCGGCGAGCGCCACCACCGGGACGCCGTAGCGGGCGGTCAACTCGGCCGCGCGCTCGGGGTGGCGCTCGCAGACGACGATGCCCCCGGACCCGCCGCGGCGGACCAGCCCGGACAGCAGCGCCTCGCCGATCTTCCCGCCGCCGACGATCGCCAGACCCGAGCGGCCGGCGTCCCCGGCGCTCACGACCGGCCCGCCGGCCGGTGCTGCTGCTGCCTGCGGACCTGCCCCGGCATGACGCCCTCCCCGCTGTCGGTCGCTCGCCCGAACCTAGTGCGCGCGGCGTGTGCCCTCCTCGGGGGCGGGGTAGCCGCCGCCCCATGCCAGGAGAACTGAACGGGATGAAGGTGGCCGTCCTCGCGACCGACGGGGTGGAGCAGGTCGAGCTCGACCGGCCATGGCAGGCGCTGGAGGAGGCCGGTGCGGAACCGGTGCTCGTCTCCCTCGAGGCCGGGGAGATCACCGCCTTCCAGCACATCGACAAGGGCGACACCAAGCAGGTCGACGCGGTGGTCAGCTCGGCCGACCCCGACGAGTACGGCGCCCTGCTGCTGCCCGGCGGGGTGGTCAACGGGGACTTCGTGCGCGCCGACGCCGACGCGGTCGCCTTCGTCACGGCCTTCTTCGAGGCGGGCAAGCCGGTGGCGGCCATCTGCCACGCGCCGTGGGTCCTCGCCGAGGCCGACGTCGTCCGCGGCCGGCGGATGACCTCCTGGCCCTCGCTGCAGACCGACCTGCGCAACGCCGGCGCCACCTGGGTCGACGAGGAGGTCGTCGTCGACGGCAACCTGGTCACCAGCCGCAACCCCGACGACCTCGACGCCTTCAACGCCGCGATCGTCGAGCAGTTCGCGCTGCAGCCCGCCGGCGACCGCGAGGGGTGACCCCCGGCTCCTCTGCCCCCCGCTCGCAGGCTCGCCGCGGGACCCCGCAGGGGGCCTTCAGCCCGTGGCGAGCAGGCCGGCGGCCGGGGCGATGGTGAGCAGGGTCCCCGCGAAGACCAGGACGGCCACCAGCCGCACCCCGGCCGGCTCCTGGTCCAGCCGCTGCCGCCACACGCCGACGCCGCCGACCAGCGCGGCCACCGCGACCGGGACCAGCAGCACGGCCAGGTAGGGCAGCTGCTGCCAGAGCACGGTGAACAGGAAGAAGGTGCCCACCCCGGCGGCCAGTGCCAGCACCAGCTCGCCGCCGAAGCGCACCCAGGCAAGCACGCCCTCCCCGGCGCCGGCGGTCCCGTCCTCGAGCATCGGCGGCTCGCCGCCGCGGACGACGGGGATCGGCCCGGTCTGCGGCTCCCGGCCGGACCCCGCCGCGGCCCGGCGGGGCGCACGTTCGCGCACCGTCCCCGTCCGGGGCGAGCCGTCGGGGGCACCCGCCGTGGCAGCGCCCGGGACGCCGGGCTTGCGGGAGGGCCGCAGGCCGGGGATGGCCGCGGTCGAGGGCTCGGCCGGGCGCCGTCGGTCGGTGGCGGGGGCGACGCCGTCCCCGGCCGGGGCAGCGGGCTGGTCACCGGCCCGCCGGCCGAACTCCGGCCGCTCGGCGACCCGACCGGTGTCGCCGGTGCCGCGCTGGCGCACGCCGGTGTCCTCGAACTCGTCCCCCCGGCGGCGCCGGCCGCGCGTCGGGGACTCCACCCCGGCCTCGCGCAGGATGTCGGCCAGCGGCCGGCCGCCGGTCTCCGGGTCACGGCGTCCCTCGCCGCGGCCACCGGGAGGAGTGCTCATCTCTCGTCCTCCAACGAGTCCAGTCGCCGGAGGATGACGCCCTCCCGCAGCGCCCACGGACAGATCCGGACGGACGGTACGGCCAGAGCGCGCATGGTGGCCCGCGCCACGACGGCGCCGCCGGGGATCTGGTGGGCGCGGTCGGGCGACACGCCCTGCAGCTCGGCCAGCGCCGAGGACTCGATGCGGGCCACGAACCCCAGCAGCTGGGCCAGCCCGTCGACGGTGAGCTGGCGGGGGGCCCGCAGCCCCGCCGAGTAGGGGGCCGCGCCGGTCAGCCGGGCCAGCGTGCGGAACGTCTTGGACGTGGCGGCGACCAGGTCCGGCGGGCCACCGGCGAGCAGCTTCTTCGCCGCGGGCCGGAGCAGGTGGGTGGCGTGCGCGTCGAGCTCGGCGAGCGCGGCCAGGTCGGGGCGCCCACCCGTGCGGGCCGCGGGCAGGAAGCGGCGGGTCATCCGGCCGGCGCCCAGCGGCAGCGACAGCGCGACGTCGGGGTCCTCGTCCATGCCGCTGGCCAGCTCCAGCGACCCGCCGCCGATGTCGAGCACCAGCAGCCGCCCGGCGCTCCAGCCGAACCACCGGCGGACGGCGAGGAAGGTCAACCGCGCCTCCTCCTCCCCGCTGGTCACCTTGAGCTCCACGCCGGTGCGGCGCCGGACCCGCTCCAGCACCTCCGTGCCGTTGCCCGCCTCGCGGATGGCGGAGGTGACCAGGGCCAGCACCTCGTCGCAGCCCTGCTTCTCGGCCTGCTCGCAGGCCTTGCCCACCGCCTTGAGCAGCGCCTTCTCGCCCTCCTTGGACAGCAGGTCGTCGTCACCGACGTGCTCGGCCAGGCGCAGCAGCCAGCGGTCGTCGTGCTGCGGCGTGGGGTGGCCGCCGCGGTGGGCGTCGACCACCAGCAGGTGGACGGTGTTCGATCCGACGTCCAGCACCCCGAGCCTCATGCGCTCAGTCTGCCCGGCCCCCTCCGGAGGCTCGTGCCGAGCGGAGCGGGGCATGAGCTGGAGGGGGCCCTCTCTCTACGCTGGCCCGGTGCACGACGACCCGCAGGAGGTCCCGCCCGAGGTGCCGCTGGACTTCGCCCGCGAGTGGGTCGAGTTCCCCGACCCGGCCGACCCGCGGCACGTCGTCCGCGCCGACCTCACCTGGCTGTCGTCGGCCTGGACGTGCGTGTTCGGCCGGGGGTGCGCCGGCGTCGTCGCCGGACGCCCGGACGACGGCTGCTGCAAGCACGGCGCCTTCTTCACCGACGAGGACGACCTGGCCCGGGTGACCGCCGCCGTCGCCGACCTCACCGACGCGGACTGGCAGCTGGCGCCGGTCGGCCGCGGGTCCTGGACGGAGGAGGACGCGGCCGACGACGAGGACGGCGGCGTGCGCTCGCTGCGCACCCGGCTGGTCGACGGCGCCTGCGTCTTCCTCAACCGCGCCGGCTCCCCCGGTGGCGCCGGCTGCGCGCTGCACAGCATGGCGCTGCGCGAGGACCTGCACCCGATGCTGACCAAGCCCGACGTGTGCTGGCAGCTGCCGCTGCGCCGCGAGCAGGAGGAGGTCGAGCGCCCGGACGGCACGCGCGTCCTGGTGTCGACCATCGGCGAGTTCGACCGGCGCGGCTGGGGCCCCGGCGGGCACGACCTGCACTGGTGGTGCACCGGGTCGCCGGCCGCGCACGTGTCCGCCGAGCCGCTGGTGGACACCTGCGCCGCCGAGCTCACCGCCCTGCTCGGGCCGGCCGCCTACGCCGAGCTGCGGCGGCTGACCGGACGGCGGCTGGACCTCGGCCTGGTCGCCCCGCACCCGGCCAGCCCTCCACCGGTGCCCCTGACCCTCCAGCGCCGGCGGCCCTGAGCCCTCCCCCGTCCGGAGGTGAGGGACCCCGGCCGGCCGCCTCCCGCCACTACCCTTCAGCGGACGGACCACGAGCGGACGGCGGGGACTGTGAGCGAGGAGCGCGCGGTGGCGGGCCCTCCCCCGGCCGGGGGGGCGCCGCCGGACAACGCATCTCCGGACGACGCATCTCCGGACAACGCATCTCCGGACAACGCCTTCCTGGCGCTGGTCCGCATCCCGGTGTTCCGCCGGCTGTGGGCGGCGATCACCGTCTCCAGCCTCGGTGACTGGCTGGGGCTGCTGGCCACGACGGCGATGGCCCAGCAGCTCACCCGCGAGGAGTCCCTCGCGGTGCAGGGCGCGGCGATCTCCGGCGTCATCCTCACCCGGCTGCTGCCCGACCTGCTGCTCGGCCCGCTGGCCGGGGCGCTGGCCGACCGGCTGGACCGGCGGACGACGGTCGTCGTCGGCGAGGTGCTGGCCGCCGCCCTGTACCTGTCCATGGCGGTCAGCTACGAGCTGACCTGGCTCTACGTGGCCCAGTTCCTCGTCGAGGCGGTCGGGCTGTTCACCAACCCCGCCAAGCAGGCGATCTGGGTGTCCATCGTGCCCCGCGAGCGGCTGGCCGTGGCCAACCAGGTGTCGCTGTTCTCCGTCTACGGCGCCGTCCCGGTCGCCGCGCTGCTGTTCGCGCTGCTGTCCACCGTCAGCCGGCTGATCGGCGAGGACGACGGCAACGAGGCGCAGACCGCGATCGTCGTGGCCCTCGTCGTCAACGCGGCCAGCTTCGGCGTCAGCGCCGTCACCGTGCTGCTCTCCCGCCGGCTCATCCCGGGCACGCCGGTCGACCGGGACGGCGGGCAGCGCAACGTCTTCTCCCTGGTCGTGGAGGGCGTGGCCTTCCTGCGCGGGCAGCCGTTCATGCGCGCCCTCTACGTCGGCGTCATCGGCGCGTTCGGCGCCGGCGGGCTCACCGTCGGCGTCGCCCAGCTCTACGTGGCCACCCTGCAGGCCGGCACCGCCGGGTACTCCGTCGTCTTCGGCGTGGTCTTCACCGGCCTGGCCATCGGCATGCTGGCCGGGCCACGCATCCTGCCCACAGTGCCGCGGCGCAGCGTGTTCACCCACGCCATCGGCCTGGCCGGGGTCGCGCTGCTGGTGATGTCGGTGCTGCGGGACTTCGTGCTGGCCACCGCCGCCGCCTTCTGCGTGGGGCTGTTCGCGGGCGTCAGCTGGATCATCGGCTACACCCTGATCGGCTACGAGGTGGAGGACCGGCTGCGCGGCCGGGTCTTCGCCTTCGTCATCTCCTCGGTGCGCGTGGTCCTGCTGCTGACCGTGGCCGTCGGCCCCGGGCTGGCCGGCCTGCTCGGCACGCACGACGTCCGCCTCGGTGACCTGGTGCTCACCCTCACCGGGCCCGGGCTGACCCTGCTGGTCGGCGGGCTGATCGCGCTGGCGGTCAGCGCCTACGCCACCCGCCAGGTGGTGCCCGCCCGCTCGCGCACCCGGGTCCGGGACCTGCTGCGCCTGCTGTGGGGCCGCTCGGACCTGTTCTCCGCCTCCTCCAGCGGCGTCGGGCTCTTCGTCGTCGTCGAGGGGGCCGACCGCGAGCTCACCCGCCGCTACACCGCGGACCTCGCCCAGGTGCTGCGCGAGGAGTCCCGGCGCCCGGTCGAGGTGACCGCCGAGCCGAGCGACACCCGGCTGGGCCACCAGGTGCGCGGCCTGCTGTTCCCGGCCCCGCCGGACGCGGCCGCCGCCCCGCGGTCGGAGCCGTCGATCGACGACACCGGCCGGCCGATCGGCGCGCACACCGCCGCCCTGCTCGCCGCCGCCGACCGCGCGCAGCACGTGGCCACGGTCATCCGCCCGGCGCTGGAGGACCACCGGATCGTGGTCAACACCCACTACGTGGACACCTCGATCGCCTTCCACGGCGCGGGTCAGGGCCTCGACGGCGACCGCATCTTCCGCACGTCGCTGTGGGCCACCCGCGGCCTGCTGCCCGACCTCACCGTGCTCGTCGACTCCCCCGTCACCGCCGCCCCGCCGGGCGCCGACGCCCAGGCGGTGCGCCGCGCGTTCCTCGAGCTGGCCGAGGCCGCGCCCGACCGCTACGTCGTCGTCCCCGGGGAGCTGCTGGACGCCACCAGCACCGGCGGGCTGGTCTCCCCCGTCGTCCGCCGGCGGCTGGCCGCCCTGGTGGCCACCCGCTACCCGGCGCCCGCGGACGGTGACGGCGACGGCGACGGCGACGGCGGGGTCGGTGCGACGCCCGGCGCGGGCTCCACCGCTGCCGCGGAGCAGGCCG
This window of the Geodermatophilus sp. DSM 44513 genome carries:
- a CDS encoding 30S ribosomal protein bS22, which codes for MGSVIKKRRKRMAKKKHRKLLKKTRVQRRNKK
- the proC gene encoding pyrroline-5-carboxylate reductase yields the protein MSAGDAGRSGLAIVGGGKIGEALLSGLVRRGGSGGIVVCERHPERAAELTARYGVPVVALAEAAARARVLLLAVKPQDIGALLGALAGSVDDGHLVVSVAAGVPTSVIEAALPAGVPVVRVMPNTPALVDEGMSVLSAGAHADDRHLDEAETLLAAVGRVRRVPESQQDAVTALSGSGPAYFFYLVEAMIDAGILLGLPRDLAADLIVQTALGAAVMLRDSGEHPVQLREAVTSPGGTTIAAVRELERHSVRAALIAAIEAAHARSVELGRATQDR
- a CDS encoding lysophospholipid acyltransferase family protein, which produces MPEARVIPLRRDDDEPRLPPPSTASWDEQVAGGLEFLRRRLTGDYATDEFGFDPDLTDHVLLPALRPLFSRWFRVETLGVDHVPHTGGGLVVANHSGTVPLDAMMATVALHDDHPARRRLRLLGADLVFELPVVGSLSRKLGSTLACNEDAERLLTGGELVGVFPEGFKGIGKPFRERYTLQRFGRGGFVTAALRTGAPIIPCAIVGAEEAYPMLGNVRPLARLLGLPYFPVTPTFPALGPLGLVPLPSKWLIAFGEPIETASYGPAAAEDPMLVFNLTDQVRETIQQSLYRLLLQRRSVWG
- a CDS encoding HAD family phosphatase gives rise to the protein MAGLPFRGRRARRAGVPDEETRAHVAGAASAAAAEVEPAPAVVPDLTAAAFFDVDNTMMVGASIFWFARGLAARKYLTARDMSRFVWQQAKFRIAGNESTDDMLSIRESALAFAAGRAVTEIVQAGEEIYDELMADRIWAGTRVLAQQHLDAGQRVWLVTATPVELASIIAHRLGLTGALGTVSEIVDGRYTGRLVGEMMHGEAKAEAVRALAVREGLDLTRCTAYSDSSNDLPMLTLTGRAVAVNPDTELRAVARSRGWEVRDFRTGRKAARTVVPTVAAAALSGGLVGGAIALRRRDKLPW
- a CDS encoding dTMP kinase, which codes for MAGPPPAGGAPPDNASPDDASPDNASPDNAFLALVRIPVFRRLWAAITVSSLGDWLGLLATTAMAQQLTREESLAVQGAAISGVILTRLLPDLLLGPLAGALADRLDRRTTVVVGEVLAAALYLSMAVSYELTWLYVAQFLVEAVGLFTNPAKQAIWVSIVPRERLAVANQVSLFSVYGAVPVAALLFALLSTVSRLIGEDDGNEAQTAIVVALVVNAASFGVSAVTVLLSRRLIPGTPVDRDGGQRNVFSLVVEGVAFLRGQPFMRALYVGVIGAFGAGGLTVGVAQLYVATLQAGTAGYSVVFGVVFTGLAIGMLAGPRILPTVPRRSVFTHAIGLAGVALLVMSVLRDFVLATAAAFCVGLFAGVSWIIGYTLIGYEVEDRLRGRVFAFVISSVRVVLLLTVAVGPGLAGLLGTHDVRLGDLVLTLTGPGLTLLVGGLIALAVSAYATRQVVPARSRTRVRDLLRLLWGRSDLFSASSSGVGLFVVVEGADRELTRRYTADLAQVLREESRRPVEVTAEPSDTRLGHQVRGLLFPAPPDAAAAPRSEPSIDDTGRPIGAHTAALLAAADRAQHVATVIRPALEDHRIVVNTHYVDTSIAFHGAGQGLDGDRIFRTSLWATRGLLPDLTVLVDSPVTAAPPGADAQAVRRAFLELAEAAPDRYVVVPGELLDATSTGGLVSPVVRRRLAALVATRYPAPADGDGDGDGDGGVGATPGAGSTAAAEQAGRSVG
- a CDS encoding Ppx/GppA phosphatase family protein, translating into MRLGVLDVGSNTVHLLVVDAHRGGHPTPQHDDRWLLRLAEHVGDDDLLSKEGEKALLKAVGKACEQAEKQGCDEVLALVTSAIREAGNGTEVLERVRRRTGVELKVTSGEEEARLTFLAVRRWFGWSAGRLLVLDIGGGSLELASGMDEDPDVALSLPLGAGRMTRRFLPAARTGGRPDLAALAELDAHATHLLRPAAKKLLAGGPPDLVAATSKTFRTLARLTGAAPYSAGLRAPRQLTVDGLAQLLGFVARIESSALAELQGVSPDRAHQIPGGAVVARATMRALAVPSVRICPWALREGVILRRLDSLEDER
- a CDS encoding type 1 glutamine amidotransferase domain-containing protein; this encodes MPGELNGMKVAVLATDGVEQVELDRPWQALEEAGAEPVLVSLEAGEITAFQHIDKGDTKQVDAVVSSADPDEYGALLLPGGVVNGDFVRADADAVAFVTAFFEAGKPVAAICHAPWVLAEADVVRGRRMTSWPSLQTDLRNAGATWVDEEVVVDGNLVTSRNPDDLDAFNAAIVEQFALQPAGDREG
- a CDS encoding NAD-dependent epimerase/dehydratase family protein, encoding MPPSVVLVTGVSRWLGGALAAELARDRAIERVIGVDTVPPSPEVLRRLGRTEFVRADIRNPLIGKVIATASVDTVVHMNISSTPAGSGGRGPMKELNVIGTMQLLAACQRASSVRRFVLKSSSAVYGASPRDPAVFTEPMQARRVPSGGFARDSLDIEGYVRSFSRRRPDVGVAALRFTNFIGPRIDSVLTQFLRMPVVPTALGYDARVQLLHEDDALAVLTRATTGTFTGTVNVGGEGTLLLSQVIRRLGRLQVPLPAPALGSLGRLTRRFGYVDYSPEQMRFLNFGRVVDTTVLRETFGYTPRFTTEQALADYASTIVPVVPPQAVAAVTSRAQDLVHRVGRTADSVGERLRPAPPAPGLRAVRDA
- a CDS encoding helix-turn-helix domain-containing protein, producing MPVGRPPVPAPRAAVTFLTVAEVASMMRVSKMTVYRLVHAGELAAVRVGRSFRVPERAVQDYLRDAYTDIA